A single window of Streptomyces griseoviridis DNA harbors:
- the tpg gene encoding telomere-protecting terminal protein Tpg, with protein sequence MSLFGDGLDAAVQKAFTRPAPKSAGPQMRYLVKQLGGTKAVAQMLRISQRTVERYVKDQIKKPRADLAARLEREVKKRWQPQIRAKARQKAATTGGIVIDTCARMGYTAPIGSTDQDRIRHLTIALPPRYAARLFDAQEAGATDQQLKEIAACDFSSRMHPGRSVSCGVADS encoded by the coding sequence ATGAGCCTGTTCGGGGACGGCCTGGACGCCGCGGTGCAGAAGGCGTTCACCCGCCCGGCGCCCAAGAGTGCGGGCCCGCAGATGCGCTACCTCGTCAAACAGTTGGGGGGCACCAAGGCGGTCGCCCAGATGCTGCGGATCTCCCAGCGCACCGTCGAGCGGTACGTGAAGGACCAGATCAAGAAGCCCCGCGCCGACCTCGCCGCCCGCCTGGAGCGCGAGGTGAAGAAGCGGTGGCAGCCGCAGATCCGGGCGAAGGCCCGGCAGAAGGCGGCGACCACCGGCGGCATCGTCATCGACACCTGCGCCCGCATGGGCTACACCGCGCCGATCGGGTCGACGGACCAGGACCGCATCCGGCACCTGACCATCGCGCTGCCGCCCCGCTACGCCGCCCGCCTCTTCGACGCCCAGGAAGCAGGCGCCACCGACCAGCAGCTCAAGGAGATCGCCGCCTGTGACTTCTCATCGAGAATGCATCCTGGGCGCTCTGTGAGCTGCGGGGTTGCAGATAGTTGA